The Mycolicibacterium fluoranthenivorans genome has a window encoding:
- a CDS encoding GntR family transcriptional regulator, whose product MGTENAATRVASALRTDILQGDISPGARLSQQDTAARFGVSRIPVRDALQILAGEGLVRPSTNATAVVAGLSVAELQELYELREAIEPLATRLAVPNVGRAELLSMRKQLDIMDSQVDARVWLSANAAFHAAVYRQANRPRMIELVEQLRCQTDRYMYIHLETIGQTEHLSVEHRGILAAVERGDAALAADLTREHLATSHDFILTYLLKEQAEVSGSGGRSSFPSST is encoded by the coding sequence ATGGGAACAGAGAATGCGGCCACGCGAGTGGCATCGGCGCTGCGCACGGACATCTTGCAGGGCGATATCTCCCCGGGCGCCAGGCTCTCCCAACAGGACACCGCGGCGCGATTCGGCGTCAGCCGCATCCCGGTGCGGGACGCTCTGCAGATCCTCGCCGGCGAGGGACTTGTCCGGCCGAGCACGAATGCCACCGCCGTGGTGGCCGGACTGTCGGTTGCGGAGCTACAGGAACTCTACGAACTGCGCGAGGCCATCGAGCCGTTGGCCACCCGACTAGCTGTCCCGAATGTCGGCCGCGCCGAACTTCTTTCGATGCGAAAACAGCTCGACATCATGGACTCCCAGGTCGACGCCCGGGTCTGGTTGAGCGCGAATGCGGCCTTTCACGCGGCCGTCTACCGGCAAGCGAATCGTCCCCGCATGATCGAACTCGTCGAACAGCTCCGCTGCCAGACCGACCGCTACATGTACATCCATCTGGAGACCATCGGCCAGACGGAGCATCTCAGTGTCGAACATCGCGGCATCCTCGCCGCGGTGGAACGCGGTGACGCCGCACTGGCCGCCGACCTCACGCGCGAGCATCTGGCGACCTCACACGATTTCATCCTGACCTACCTGTTGAAAGAGCAGGCAGAGGTCAGCGGCTCTGGCGGGCGATCATCATTTCCCTCTTCGACCTAG
- a CDS encoding sigma factor-like helix-turn-helix DNA-binding protein, with protein MSADRAAVLNALKSLQPSHRDLIRRAHYLGSTTEHIAAELGIDEATVKRELHCALRTMHDLLPNRHCA; from the coding sequence ATGTCGGCAGACCGGGCGGCGGTCCTCAACGCCCTGAAGTCATTGCAGCCCTCGCATCGCGACCTGATCCGTCGAGCCCACTATCTGGGCTCGACGACCGAACACATCGCCGCCGAACTGGGTATCGACGAGGCCACCGTCAAGCGCGAGCTGCACTGCGCACTACGGACGATGCACGACCTCCTGCCGAATCGTCACTGCGCCTGA
- a CDS encoding helix-turn-helix domain-containing protein yields MATDAVGTRNKSIKDTPGHGVAQDQGTSYEFGWNLGLAGGESLVELAARARVDERELERGIYRAANNEGLSQRRISDIVQRSQATVQRILRRINAEPELLDATPMEIIDRRTAGLITTEKMMEYLLNWKYSFGSVVRIDDVATDAYSSGDWDDIELAYYRDQLTDDEFQTLARRQIEKTAQ; encoded by the coding sequence ATGGCGACAGATGCGGTCGGGACGAGGAACAAAAGTATCAAGGACACACCCGGGCATGGTGTTGCCCAGGACCAGGGAACGTCGTACGAGTTCGGCTGGAATTTAGGTCTTGCAGGTGGAGAATCGTTGGTCGAGCTGGCCGCGAGGGCGCGCGTTGACGAGCGCGAGCTCGAGCGCGGAATCTACCGTGCCGCCAACAACGAAGGACTTTCGCAACGGCGTATCAGTGACATCGTGCAACGGTCTCAGGCAACCGTGCAGCGGATTCTGCGGCGGATCAATGCTGAGCCCGAACTTCTTGATGCCACGCCGATGGAAATCATCGACCGGCGCACGGCGGGTCTCATCACCACTGAAAAGATGATGGAGTACCTCCTGAACTGGAAGTACTCCTTCGGCTCTGTCGTTAGAATCGACGATGTCGCCACCGACGCTTACAGCTCTGGCGATTGGGACGACATCGAGCTTGCCTATTATCGGGATCAGCTCACTGATGACGAGTTCCAAACTCTGGCGAGGCGGCAGATCGAAAAAACTGCCCAGTGA
- a CDS encoding site-specific integrase: protein MVGRPQLRIGSHGKIQRVYQGSGVWMARCRYRDADGVTRLVQKLGPADDYDQHGKLAEDALIAVLSEPRRSGNTGEVAPETKVSDLVEQHLSRLAEDGRSPVTMSTYRFTTTKLKKFIGGLRVGEASPARMDAALRSMRTAHGATMARQSKTLLRGALQLAVMASVLNSNPVRDVQPLRSKTQPKGAVTLTADQLRELLTKIQSSTYREERDLIDPITLLIATGLRRSELLGLQWTDIDERTGMLTVTGKVIRVAGEGLRRVEETKSVAGRRTIPLPKFAIEMLQGRKDLPYFGEQKVIFPSTAGTLRDPNNFAKQWRTARDELGLGEATTHSFRKTVATLIDDEGLSARIGADHLGHSHVSMTQDRYMSRGRIHTEVADLLDRAVRERDNNTEAG from the coding sequence ATGGTTGGAAGGCCGCAACTGCGGATCGGCTCACACGGCAAGATCCAGCGCGTGTACCAAGGCAGCGGCGTATGGATGGCGCGCTGCCGCTATCGCGATGCCGACGGGGTAACCCGCCTGGTCCAGAAGCTCGGCCCCGCCGATGACTACGATCAGCACGGCAAGCTCGCCGAGGACGCCTTGATCGCCGTTCTCTCCGAACCCCGACGGTCCGGAAACACCGGTGAGGTCGCGCCGGAAACCAAGGTGAGCGACCTTGTCGAGCAGCACCTTTCCCGGTTGGCCGAGGACGGCCGATCTCCGGTGACCATGTCGACCTATCGCTTCACCACCACCAAACTCAAGAAATTCATCGGAGGCCTGCGCGTCGGGGAGGCCTCTCCCGCTCGGATGGATGCGGCGCTGCGCTCCATGAGGACGGCGCATGGAGCCACAATGGCCCGCCAATCGAAGACGCTGCTCCGCGGGGCGCTGCAGCTCGCGGTGATGGCCAGCGTGCTGAACTCCAACCCGGTGCGCGATGTCCAGCCGCTCAGGTCGAAGACCCAACCCAAGGGCGCCGTGACACTGACCGCCGACCAGCTCCGCGAGCTGCTCACGAAGATCCAGTCGTCGACCTACCGCGAAGAACGCGACCTGATCGACCCGATCACCTTGCTGATCGCCACAGGACTGCGGCGCTCGGAGCTGTTGGGACTGCAATGGACCGATATCGACGAACGAACCGGGATGCTCACGGTCACCGGCAAGGTGATCCGGGTGGCCGGCGAGGGTCTGAGGCGGGTCGAGGAGACGAAGTCGGTGGCCGGGCGCCGAACGATTCCGCTGCCCAAATTCGCCATCGAGATGCTGCAGGGACGCAAGGACCTTCCCTACTTCGGCGAGCAGAAGGTGATCTTCCCGTCCACAGCCGGCACCCTCCGCGATCCGAACAATTTCGCGAAACAGTGGCGGACCGCGCGCGACGAACTCGGCCTCGGTGAGGCAACGACCCACAGCTTCCGCAAGACGGTGGCAACGCTGATCGATGACGAAGGCTTGTCGGCGCGCATCGGCGCCGACCATCTCGGACACAGCCATGTATCGATGACCCAGGACCGGTACATGAGTCGGGGACGCATCCACACCGAGGTCGCCGATCTCCTCGACCGGGCGGTGCGTGAACGCGATAACAACACAGAGGCCGGCTGA
- a CDS encoding carboxymuconolactone decarboxylase family protein has translation MQDLLTPLIALSPPSLVAVNSVTRETCAKTTGLRPLPYEAPTEPESETEGLLVEFAEQFSADVSAVTPEQRSTLMAAFGAEVLGIAALMFVADFGPRVSAGLTALGVPVREPEAWDNQTHPADALLNRFTSAVGALHGLDPLTTEIIRLRGATQHNCRLCTSLRETGALEAGGSEPLYAEIAQYEESSELSAAHKAALRYVDALIWTPSSLDDAAAGVLAHWSVDQAVEITLDVMRNATNKIAVALGGDEPRVADGVEHYRLGADGMPVFG, from the coding sequence GTGCAGGATCTTTTGACGCCACTGATCGCGCTGTCCCCGCCGTCCTTGGTGGCTGTGAACTCTGTCACCCGCGAGACCTGCGCGAAGACCACGGGCCTCAGGCCGTTGCCGTACGAGGCGCCGACGGAGCCGGAATCGGAGACCGAAGGGCTGCTCGTCGAGTTCGCCGAGCAGTTCAGTGCCGACGTTTCAGCCGTGACGCCGGAGCAGCGGTCGACGCTGATGGCGGCGTTCGGTGCCGAGGTTCTCGGGATCGCCGCGTTGATGTTCGTCGCGGACTTCGGGCCGCGGGTGTCGGCGGGGTTGACGGCACTGGGGGTTCCGGTGCGCGAACCGGAGGCCTGGGACAACCAGACGCATCCCGCGGACGCATTACTGAACCGCTTCACCTCGGCCGTCGGCGCGCTGCACGGGCTGGATCCGTTGACCACCGAGATCATCCGGCTGCGGGGTGCGACCCAGCACAACTGCCGGCTGTGCACGTCGCTGCGCGAGACCGGCGCGCTGGAGGCCGGCGGGTCGGAGCCGCTGTACGCCGAGATCGCGCAGTATGAGGAGTCCTCGGAACTGTCGGCGGCGCACAAGGCCGCGCTGCGCTACGTCGATGCACTCATCTGGACACCGTCCTCACTTGATGACGCGGCCGCCGGGGTGTTGGCGCACTGGTCGGTGGACCAGGCCGTCGAGATCACCCTCGATGTCATGCGCAACGCCACCAACAAGATCGCCGTGGCCCTGGGCGGCGACGAGCCGCGGGTGGCTGACGGCGTCGAGCATTACCGGCTCGGCGCCGACGGGATGCCGGTGTTCGGCTGA
- the mobF gene encoding MobF family relaxase, with product MLTISKLKRWSIGYYIDTANTAGRAGRDARAAGGGLGEYYSEHDTRTPVWMCSGETRTAAKLCGLSDVQRAGGQADSAVVARWLDDGIAPNGAMGRTFGTRGVHGFDLTFSTPKSVSLLRVLRGDDVVQKGIADAHATAIGEAMEYLAQHAGYTRVHNPVSGEKDLQRLPGIVGIAYQHETSRCGDPHLHTHVIVPNRQARADGRLVSLDGTSLFHEAKAAGVIYQATLRRELQRSLGFEWEQVDPGTGMAELAGMSRETITAWSRRSSQLRDWAAGHLEVGEDGTWSAAQLGAAQKATRPTKPEELGWSTLVEQWRADARGMEIDRAQFLAARAARRAHARTAFDRARVLAAVEKIDKAAFTRADLIEVLGAQVPVDSELSPREMLEAAVDAVSVRLSAPRAVHQREGHERFTLDAILQEEAAVMELVDARNERAQLWLPARDTAGLSADQRAAVTEIARSPWLVQPLTAPAGAGKTTCLRTLAEAAHGAARGTAILLAPTGKAVDVALREGAGDQGYTVAKGLQLLESKELVLDRFSLVFVDEAAMVGTSDLRRLLTATTRAGAKTILVGDPHQLAPVKARGGMFAQLCEDLPWTQTLSEVWRMHDPEERTASLALRDGDQKAVSRAVEWYRKNNRLHCGDEVTMAADAVAAYKKDIAAGKDALLLCDTKEMADALNRRLHHEIVAADAETVAGARGHRLAVGDLILTKQNDASIPLRYRESQSVDPAPVRNGQRWQVEKVHTGHQQVLARRLDDNAYTIFPTDYTRTHVTYGYALTVHSAQGATADTTHAVIGENATRRLIYVAMTRGREANSVNIFQRVAEGQELDHSESASVHLPARGDGLDAADLVRRILTNEQPGVTAHAYAAQTSQAALPAGLRSMRAQHAEAVGRRAAGYRAWRRDQKARSIDADRIHERSASKSRDRCSDYGIEL from the coding sequence ATGTTGACAATCTCGAAGCTCAAGCGGTGGTCGATCGGCTACTACATCGACACCGCGAACACCGCTGGGCGCGCCGGCCGGGACGCGCGTGCTGCTGGTGGTGGGTTGGGGGAGTATTACTCCGAGCATGACACCCGGACCCCGGTCTGGATGTGCTCCGGGGAAACCCGTACGGCTGCGAAACTGTGCGGGCTCAGTGATGTCCAGCGCGCTGGCGGGCAGGCCGATTCGGCGGTGGTGGCGCGTTGGCTCGATGACGGGATCGCACCGAACGGTGCGATGGGGCGCACCTTCGGGACCCGGGGTGTGCATGGTTTTGATTTGACGTTCTCGACACCGAAGAGTGTGTCGCTGCTGCGGGTGCTGCGTGGTGATGATGTGGTGCAGAAGGGGATCGCTGATGCGCACGCCACCGCGATTGGTGAGGCGATGGAGTATCTGGCGCAGCATGCCGGCTACACCCGGGTTCATAACCCGGTGTCGGGGGAGAAGGACCTGCAGCGGTTGCCCGGGATCGTGGGGATCGCCTATCAGCACGAGACGAGTCGGTGTGGGGATCCGCATTTGCATACCCATGTGATCGTGCCGAACCGCCAGGCCCGCGCCGATGGCCGACTGGTGTCGCTGGATGGCACCTCGCTGTTTCATGAGGCGAAGGCGGCGGGGGTGATCTATCAGGCCACGCTGCGGCGGGAGTTGCAGCGGTCGTTGGGGTTCGAGTGGGAGCAGGTCGACCCGGGCACGGGGATGGCGGAGCTTGCGGGAATGTCGCGCGAGACCATCACCGCGTGGTCTCGGCGCTCCAGTCAGTTGCGGGATTGGGCGGCCGGGCACCTGGAGGTCGGGGAGGACGGAACGTGGTCGGCGGCGCAGTTGGGCGCGGCGCAGAAGGCGACCCGGCCGACTAAGCCGGAGGAGCTGGGATGGTCGACGTTGGTGGAGCAGTGGCGTGCGGATGCGCGCGGGATGGAGATTGACCGCGCGCAGTTTCTCGCCGCGCGCGCGGCGCGGCGCGCACATGCGCGGACCGCGTTTGACCGCGCGCGGGTCCTGGCGGCCGTGGAGAAGATCGACAAGGCAGCCTTCACCCGGGCCGACCTGATTGAGGTGTTGGGGGCGCAGGTGCCGGTCGATTCTGAGCTCTCACCTCGGGAAATGCTGGAGGCCGCGGTGGACGCGGTCAGTGTGCGCCTGTCTGCGCCGCGCGCGGTGCACCAACGCGAAGGCCATGAGCGCTTCACCCTGGACGCGATCCTCCAAGAGGAGGCCGCGGTGATGGAGTTGGTGGATGCGCGCAATGAGCGTGCGCAGTTGTGGCTGCCCGCGCGGGACACCGCGGGCCTGTCGGCGGATCAGCGCGCTGCGGTGACGGAGATTGCGCGCTCGCCGTGGTTGGTGCAGCCGTTGACTGCGCCTGCGGGTGCGGGCAAGACCACCTGCCTGCGCACCCTCGCCGAGGCTGCGCACGGTGCCGCGCGGGGAACAGCGATTCTGCTCGCCCCGACCGGCAAGGCGGTCGATGTGGCGCTACGGGAAGGGGCGGGGGATCAGGGCTACACCGTCGCCAAAGGACTCCAACTCCTCGAGAGCAAGGAGTTGGTATTAGATCGGTTCAGTCTGGTGTTCGTCGATGAAGCCGCCATGGTCGGCACCAGCGACCTACGCCGGCTGTTGACCGCGACCACCCGGGCCGGCGCGAAAACGATCCTGGTCGGTGATCCGCATCAGTTGGCGCCGGTCAAGGCGCGCGGCGGGATGTTTGCCCAACTCTGCGAGGACCTGCCCTGGACCCAGACACTGTCCGAGGTGTGGCGGATGCACGACCCCGAAGAACGGACCGCCTCCCTCGCGTTAAGGGATGGCGACCAGAAGGCAGTGAGCCGTGCGGTTGAGTGGTACCGCAAGAATAACCGCCTGCACTGCGGGGATGAGGTCACGATGGCCGCCGACGCCGTGGCCGCCTATAAGAAGGACATCGCTGCCGGTAAGGACGCGCTGCTGCTGTGCGACACCAAGGAGATGGCCGATGCCCTTAACCGGCGGCTGCATCACGAGATCGTGGCCGCGGACGCCGAGACGGTGGCTGGGGCGCGGGGGCATCGGCTCGCGGTGGGGGATCTCATCCTCACCAAACAGAATGATGCGTCGATCCCGCTGCGCTACAGGGAAAGTCAATCGGTGGACCCGGCACCGGTCCGCAACGGGCAACGCTGGCAGGTGGAAAAAGTCCATACCGGTCATCAACAGGTTCTCGCGCGCCGCCTCGACGACAACGCCTACACGATCTTTCCCACCGACTACACCCGCACACACGTCACCTACGGCTATGCGCTCACCGTGCACTCCGCCCAAGGCGCCACTGCCGACACCACCCACGCCGTCATAGGTGAGAACGCCACCCGCCGACTGATCTATGTGGCGATGACCCGTGGGCGAGAAGCCAACTCGGTAAACATCTTTCAGCGCGTGGCCGAAGGGCAGGAGCTTGATCACTCAGAGTCCGCAAGCGTGCACCTTCCCGCCCGAGGTGATGGACTGGATGCTGCTGATCTCGTGCGCAGGATTCTCACCAACGAGCAGCCGGGCGTCACCGCCCACGCCTACGCAGCCCAGACCTCGCAGGCGGCGCTACCTGCCGGTCTCCGCTCAATGCGAGCGCAGCACGCCGAAGCAGTGGGCCGTCGTGCGGCCGGTTACCGCGCGTGGCGAAGAGATCAAAAGGCACGGTCGATCGATGCAGATCGAATCCACGAACGTAGCGCTAGCAAGAGCCGAGACCGCTGCTCAGACTACGGAATCGAACTTTGA
- a CDS encoding metallopeptidase TldD-related protein has product MIGTQHVVDAVLAEAAQRGKADETTVIVTDRSDAALRWAGNSMTTNGESRGRTTTVISVVRRGDAAHVGSVTSSEVDQSAIAGLVAASQDAAASAPAASDAAPTLPGGGAPDDWDAPVPVTGADVFADVATSLARGFHGADTLYGYARHVLETTLVATSTGRRRRYTQPTGSVEINAKRHGASAWAGVGTPDYLDVPTDALLEELSTRLDWAARTVELPAGRYETLMPPSTVADMLIYLGWSMDGRGAQEGRTALSAPGGTRVGEKLTDLGLTLYSDPRAPGQECQPFVAVPSSSERVSVFDNGLDIGRVDWLRDGVINALAYPRSAAAEFGVPVSVPADNLLMTGGSASLAEMIAGTERGLLLTTLWYIRTVDPAVLLLTGLTRDGVYLIEDGEVRAAVNNFRFNESPLDLLRRATEAGIAEPNLPREWGDWATRATMPSLRIPDFHMSSVSQAQ; this is encoded by the coding sequence ATGATCGGGACGCAGCATGTCGTCGACGCGGTGCTGGCCGAGGCGGCGCAGCGCGGCAAGGCCGACGAGACCACCGTCATCGTGACCGACCGTTCCGACGCCGCCCTGCGGTGGGCCGGCAATTCCATGACGACCAACGGGGAATCCCGTGGGCGCACCACCACGGTGATCTCGGTGGTGCGCCGCGGTGACGCGGCGCATGTCGGTTCGGTGACCTCTTCTGAGGTCGACCAGTCCGCGATCGCCGGACTGGTCGCCGCCTCGCAGGACGCGGCCGCGTCGGCGCCCGCAGCCAGCGACGCCGCGCCGACGCTGCCCGGCGGCGGCGCCCCCGACGACTGGGATGCCCCGGTGCCTGTCACCGGTGCCGACGTGTTCGCCGATGTGGCAACAAGTTTGGCGCGCGGCTTCCACGGGGCCGACACGCTGTACGGGTACGCGCGGCATGTGCTGGAGACGACCTTGGTCGCGACCTCGACGGGCCGGCGCCGGCGCTACACCCAGCCGACGGGCTCGGTGGAGATCAACGCCAAGCGACACGGCGCCAGCGCCTGGGCCGGGGTAGGCACCCCCGACTACCTCGACGTGCCCACCGATGCACTGCTGGAAGAACTTTCGACGCGTCTGGACTGGGCGGCGCGCACGGTGGAGCTGCCCGCAGGCCGGTACGAGACGCTGATGCCGCCGTCCACGGTGGCCGACATGCTGATCTACCTCGGCTGGAGCATGGACGGCCGCGGGGCGCAGGAGGGGCGCACCGCGCTGTCGGCGCCCGGCGGTACCCGGGTGGGGGAGAAGCTCACCGACCTGGGGCTGACGCTGTACTCCGATCCGCGGGCGCCAGGCCAGGAATGCCAGCCGTTCGTGGCGGTGCCGAGTTCCTCGGAGCGGGTGTCGGTCTTCGACAACGGCCTCGACATCGGCCGGGTCGACTGGCTGCGTGACGGGGTGATCAACGCGCTGGCCTATCCACGGTCGGCTGCCGCGGAATTCGGTGTGCCGGTGTCGGTCCCGGCGGACAATCTGTTGATGACGGGCGGCAGCGCGTCGCTGGCGGAGATGATCGCGGGTACCGAGCGGGGTCTGCTGCTGACCACGTTGTGGTACATCCGGACCGTCGATCCGGCGGTGCTGTTGCTGACCGGATTGACCCGGGACGGCGTGTATCTGATCGAGGACGGCGAAGTGCGTGCTGCGGTCAACAATTTCCGGTTCAACGAGAGTCCACTGGATCTGCTGCGCCGCGCCACCGAGGCGGGGATCGCTGAGCCGAACCTGCCGCGCGAGTGGGGTGACTGGGCCACCCGGGCGACCATGCCGTCGCTGCGGATCCCGGACTTCCATATGTCATCGGTCAGTCAGGCGCAGTGA
- a CDS encoding TldD/PmbA family protein, translating to MTARSVDSDFLALPRQVLADAALTAARAAGASYADLRIHRITTEEIALRDGELESSVVTRDVGLAVRVIVDGTWGFASHAELDPATAADTARRAVRVATTLAPLNAERIELAAEPVYTDLQWVSAYAIDPFTVSAADKIARLAEYSQRLLAADGVDHASAHLQAVKEQSFYADTFGTSTTQQRVRVQPQLEAVTVDSAAGTFETMRTLAPPTARGWEAVTDDSVWDWTTELAELPGLLAEKVKAPSVVAGPTDLVIDPSNLWLTIHESIGHATEYDRAIGYEAAYAGTSFATPDKLGTMTYGSPVMNVTADRTVEHGLATVGFDDEGVRAQSWDLVRDGIFVGYQLDRVFAPRLGVARSNGCSYADSPHHVPIQRMANVSLQPGTEDLSTADLIARVRNGIYIVGDKSWSIDMQRYNFQFTGQRFFKITDGRLDGQLRDVAYQATTTDFWGSMEAVGGPSTWRLGGAFNCGKAQPGQVAAVSHGCPSALFRGVNVLNTQAEGGRG from the coding sequence GTGACTGCTCGAAGCGTCGACTCCGACTTCCTCGCGTTGCCCCGCCAGGTGCTGGCTGACGCCGCCCTGACTGCTGCCCGCGCGGCCGGTGCCAGCTACGCCGACCTGCGGATACACCGGATCACCACCGAAGAGATCGCGCTGCGCGACGGCGAGCTGGAATCCTCGGTGGTGACCCGGGACGTCGGGCTGGCGGTGCGGGTCATCGTGGACGGCACGTGGGGTTTCGCCTCCCACGCTGAATTGGACCCCGCCACCGCGGCCGACACCGCGCGCCGCGCGGTCCGTGTCGCCACCACCCTGGCACCGCTGAACGCCGAGCGCATCGAACTCGCGGCCGAACCGGTGTACACGGATCTGCAGTGGGTGTCGGCCTACGCGATCGACCCGTTCACCGTGTCGGCCGCGGACAAGATCGCGCGGCTGGCCGAGTATTCGCAGCGACTGCTGGCCGCCGACGGCGTGGACCACGCCTCGGCGCACCTGCAGGCGGTCAAGGAGCAGAGCTTCTACGCCGATACGTTCGGTACGTCGACCACCCAGCAGCGGGTGCGCGTGCAGCCCCAGCTGGAGGCCGTCACCGTCGACTCCGCGGCGGGCACCTTCGAGACGATGCGGACGCTGGCGCCTCCGACGGCGCGCGGGTGGGAAGCCGTCACCGACGACAGTGTGTGGGACTGGACCACCGAGCTGGCCGAGCTGCCGGGGCTGCTGGCCGAAAAGGTGAAGGCGCCCAGCGTCGTCGCCGGGCCGACCGATCTGGTGATCGATCCGTCCAACCTGTGGTTGACCATCCATGAGTCGATCGGGCACGCGACCGAGTACGACCGGGCCATCGGGTATGAGGCGGCGTATGCGGGCACCTCGTTCGCGACCCCGGACAAGCTGGGCACCATGACCTACGGCTCGCCGGTGATGAATGTGACCGCGGACCGGACCGTCGAACACGGTTTGGCCACCGTCGGTTTCGACGACGAAGGCGTGCGGGCGCAGAGCTGGGATCTGGTGCGCGACGGCATCTTCGTGGGTTACCAGTTGGACCGGGTGTTCGCGCCCCGGCTCGGGGTGGCGCGGTCCAACGGCTGCTCCTACGCGGATTCACCGCACCATGTGCCGATTCAGCGGATGGCCAACGTGTCGCTGCAGCCCGGTACCGAGGACCTCAGCACCGCGGACCTGATCGCCCGGGTGCGCAATGGCATCTACATCGTCGGCGACAAATCGTGGTCGATCGATATGCAGCGCTACAACTTCCAGTTCACCGGTCAGCGTTTCTTCAAGATCACCGACGGCCGGCTGGACGGCCAGCTGCGCGATGTCGCCTACCAGGCCACCACCACGGACTTCTGGGGCTCGATGGAGGCCGTGGGTGGGCCGTCGACCTGGCGTCTGGGCGGGGCGTTCAACTGCGGTAAGGCGCAACCCGGTCAGGTGGCGGCGGTGAGTCACGGATGCCCGTCGGCCCTGTTCCGCGGCGTGAATGTACTGAACACACAAGCGGAAGGGGGCCGCGGATGA
- a CDS encoding zeta toxin family protein, whose product MTTGSSRRDEVGDRLSNWSKSGDRLDRYSPNRTEALYPLGDIVRRAFWREVIDEYLERADPRRDGRSAIITAGPPGSGKSTAVRARVVNIGEYRVIDADEIKDALVVKAVADGIYGDLLSQVLPDGYGLAPRELASLVHNESVEIANLIRRISVDRKENIVVEGTLAWDGQGPRIFRDLADAGYVEVEVFGVDVDAPTAYEGALARWWEGRLAWIDGADQLGGRFTPRVAIDNCYDSSGQSNCTAHALEFINQAQSGEIPTVEVTILGRDAAGALTVIRQQHYKQ is encoded by the coding sequence GTGACGACCGGCAGTAGTCGCCGCGACGAAGTTGGCGATCGTCTCTCGAACTGGTCGAAGTCTGGAGACAGGCTCGATCGCTACTCGCCTAACCGCACCGAGGCCCTCTATCCCCTGGGCGATATCGTTCGACGCGCCTTCTGGAGGGAGGTCATCGACGAGTACTTGGAGCGGGCGGATCCGCGCCGTGACGGACGGTCAGCAATCATCACGGCGGGGCCTCCTGGTTCTGGCAAGTCAACAGCGGTACGCGCGAGGGTGGTCAACATTGGCGAGTATCGAGTGATCGATGCGGACGAGATCAAGGACGCATTGGTTGTAAAGGCCGTTGCGGACGGCATTTACGGCGATTTGTTGAGCCAGGTGTTGCCAGATGGGTATGGACTCGCGCCTCGCGAGCTCGCATCGCTCGTACACAACGAGTCAGTCGAGATAGCGAATCTGATCCGACGAATTAGTGTGGACCGCAAGGAGAACATCGTTGTTGAAGGCACCCTGGCGTGGGATGGGCAAGGACCGCGGATTTTCCGGGATTTAGCAGATGCCGGTTATGTCGAGGTCGAGGTGTTCGGCGTCGACGTCGATGCCCCCACGGCGTACGAGGGAGCATTGGCACGATGGTGGGAGGGCCGCCTGGCGTGGATCGATGGCGCCGACCAATTGGGAGGCCGTTTCACCCCCCGCGTCGCCATCGACAACTGTTACGACTCTTCCGGGCAATCGAACTGCACGGCACACGCTCTGGAGTTTATTAACCAAGCGCAGTCGGGAGAGATTCCGACCGTGGAGGTCACCATCCTCGGCCGGGACGCCGCGGGTGCACTTACGGTGATCAGGCAGCAGCACTACAAGCAGTGA
- a CDS encoding helix-turn-helix transcriptional regulator: MPLVRRPSREEVAMPDNNDKWLTRQELADRLGLPVKTPAEWASKGTGPRYAKFGRHVQYRLSDVMDWEEHQFDPGKRHTA, translated from the coding sequence ATGCCGCTGGTTCGGCGGCCGTCAAGAGAAGAGGTCGCCATGCCCGACAACAACGACAAGTGGCTCACTCGCCAAGAGTTGGCGGATCGTCTCGGTCTGCCGGTGAAGACGCCGGCGGAGTGGGCATCCAAGGGAACCGGGCCGAGGTACGCCAAGTTCGGCCGGCATGTCCAGTATCGGCTGAGCGATGTAATGGACTGGGAAGAGCATCAATTCGACCCGGGGAAACGTCACACCGCCTGA